One Cydia fagiglandana chromosome 5, ilCydFagi1.1, whole genome shotgun sequence genomic window, ACTACGCCATGCCTACGCAAAATTAGATTAGTGAAatatctaatatttttaaaacaagaGGGAAACCGTAACCCATACTTtataaaatatagaaaataaGAACAAATCAACGCCAAgtatcattaaaataaagactAATTTGTCTGACTTAGCGCAGCAACACTGGCTGTAACTCAACATTTTTTATGTGCTCAGATAAAGAAATACGCTCCGCAGCTGTCAGCCCATTATCTCGCCCCGTATTTCAACGTGTAttcttttatttgttttacagtgTATATTTCAAGCGGcgagtttatcttttatgagtAGTAGATTGAGGTGTAAACTGTCGTGCATTCGAacggatttttgtatttattttaacttttggCTTCTGTTCGCTGTGGTAGAGCTGGGTTTGAATGATGAGCGTTTTCAATGAGTGCAATAAAATATAACGAATACCGATTTATATTCTGCTTTGTATTAAATAAAGTCAATTTATTGCTGGGATGGTGGGTTTATTTAAATGAGAAAATATTTAGTCGTATAAGATGTATTACAACTTAATGTTTAAATATGTTTCTCATTTTAAGAGTTCTCATAATTCTGACTACTTGAAATGTCAAGTAATTAGAATCTTCCAATTAGAATAGTGTTGTATTTGATACTTGATTTCAATAACGAATAGTGTCAGTTGTTTGTTTTATCCATTTTTCACTAGGATAGGAGATTGGGTACCTAATTTtccaataagtaggtaggtaggtatacaaataTTTCTGGAAACGCAAGGAATAAGAATTTACACCTAAACTTGTCAACCTGCAAATTCCACTATCTTATTTGAACATAATCGGGCCCATCCTTAAAAATGAACAGACCATCAATTCCCCTTTATCTAATCCAAACTACGGCGACATCAATAAATAATTGCTAAGTGAAACATGGACGATAATGTCAATTGAGCAAACAACATTCGTGCAAACCCCAACTCCAAACTTTACTAAGACTTTATTCAGCTATCCCATTCAATAAACAACTTTAACCCACTGTCTTAAAGTAGCTTTTTAGCTTTAAAGTTGCAGTATACGTcattttgtttgaataaacACAGGTCCATCTATCATCGGTAAGTGATAGATGGGTGCTGCCCAaatatttgaattatttgaTATTGGATCGAGGTCGGGAGTGACTGAAGTCATTTGCCACTGTCTGGAAATATAATTTATGGCCCGTAATTATGATAAGTTCCTGTTATGGGTTATGAGATTGAATGAGCTATTTCTAATTAAAAGTGACCGCGTTGGCTAAGGATACGCATTTGGTTATAAGTGTAGTTCTTAAGGTATCTGTATTTTAAATGGGAAGCTTTTTAATATGTCGAATTCGCGTGTAGCTTGTTATTTATTAATCTAATGTTCATAACAAGTTATAATAAATTACAAAAGTTACTTCAAAGTTTCATGGACTGTAATTAGTGTTTCGCATAATTTTTAACGATCGTAATTTTTAACCCCCTCCATATTATTTGGTTGTAACCAAATAATGTGTGCATTGCGCACAGATTTTAAACCAAAAATTGTCACTCCTATAACATGGACATCGTTTAAAGAATGTGTGCATTAAGGTTATGAATTAATTACACAAATTTAAGAAAGCACCTCTTTATGTAGATAAGGGGTCTTATCAAAAACATTGGCTTTATATTCCTTAATCGAGTATAACGCAGGACAACCATCACATGACCATACTTATGAATTAAGTATATGCGTAGGTAATTCTTTACCTTTTAAATAGTCATAAAATAATTTGCTTGCTAATGCATAACCCGAAAAAGGTGCCGTATAAAATAAGATAACTTATGACATAATTAAAAACCCAAAGTTACTAATAATACAGTCACATAAAAACCTGCCATGATTTATCACTTAACACAACCCAGAACATCTTACACCTGTCGTGGGTGTCATTATTAAAACGTCTTATGTCTAAAATAAAATGGTACCTCATACTCCTTTGCGATGTTAAATGTAAAGTGTAAAACAAATATGAACACAGTAAATACGCATCCGTCACTGCGCCAATATTTGTTAAGCGTTAAATTTATTTGACACGGAAAAGGTTTTTATTTCGACTAACTAATATCAAGTCCATGTCAGTTATAGGTACGGTGATATCACTAACGCGGGGTGTATTTAcgggcctcctctcaagcacgagaggatttgggctatagtccccaccctagcctaacgctacgtcttacgtaggcgaacaacgcgcgaacgcggcgcggcgcggcgcggcgaaatcaatcctttgatgcccatagaagtgtcctacgtaagcgatctcgttgcgaacgcggtgcggcgcgatttgcacgcgaatgtcaggcggcgcggcgcggcgcggcgcggcggcggccgctttcgccgcgccgcgccgcgccgcgttcgcgcgttgttcgcctacgtaagacgtagcgtaatgtGGGTTGAGGACTTCaaatacacctttgaattttttcgcggatgtatgcaggtttcctcacgatgtttcctttcaccgaaaagctagtacGAGTATACAAACATGCTAAGCATAAGCAGGCTAAGGGCATACTTATGTATTGGTTGTAGTAGTATATAAGCTAGTAGTATTTAAACGTATCCGAATGTATATCTCATTTCTATTCCCCATGGCCCATTCTTTCCGCATCTACCGTAGCAGTGAGTGATGACCGGCGAGATTAACGACCGCATCCATCATCGCGTGCGGCGACAATCAAATTGATTGACGCGGTTAATGTTTAATAGCTAGTGATTGAGAGAGAGGTCTTATCGTGTGTCTTTATAACGTAAATGATAGATTAAGATGGCTGTAAAGCCAGGGAATTAGAAGGGGACAAAAGATATGGCGTGCCGCGCGAAACTTATGAAGGAAGAAATGGCCATCGAACGGGTGTTTTATTTCAATTactgtgaaaataaaatattttaaattgggATTGGATTGGGTTACCATGCTAAATGAGAAGTCTTTTCAGAAACGCTTATTTctatccatacaaaaataagcccttttgaagaCTCTCCTCAAATGTTGTAGTCAATTTCTGTATctgaaacaattttttttttcataaagtcTTCTATATATTTGTACTATCTCACTCAGAATCAGATCAGAATATATGAACATATTCTGATCTGATATTTACTGTCTTGGTATTTTTAACTTCATATACTTAATATCTTAACGTGTTCCACACTCACAAGTTTCAATTTCACCCGTGTttcaaaattgtatgaaatagTAATCATTAACAGCTCAGctaaagaaattaaaattaattcaaaGTGAGACTggtataaaatacaatttttccAAAGCCCTATCAAAAACCACATCCACTATAAACACTCATACGCGACCCTATGAAATCGATCCAACCCTTTTTATTTGGAACCACCAGAGTGGACTGAAGAGACCAATATTGTGTAAGTCACCCCTATACTGTAGTGTATACTAGATATAGTTATGTACGTAGTTCATAGGATATATATAAGGACCATGTACTCATGTATTTAGTGCAGTAATAAAGCATCATTTAAGCTGAACACTCGTTTCTACTCGACTCCGAATCCTCAccttacatggcgaccctgccataTACGGTGTCGCGCGTGCGGTCAGTCACCGAGTGATATTGAGAGCTCAATTAATTACAATGTAAACATAGCTCAAGTGGACAATTAATAGAACAATTAAATAACGTAATGTTGTTTCTCACGGTTAAGTGGTTATGCTGTTGCTGAGTCAAAGTTTCATCATGGGGGCTACAAAATCAAAAGAAGAGGTTATCATCGCACAAACTGCGGCCGGAGGTGACAATAAGGCTTCTGCGGGCACCGACGAACTTCGATTCCACGCAAGTACCACTAATATTATCCGGGGTATAATGCTCGTCATATTCGTCATTGGAGGAGGCTACGCCCTGTACAGAAGGTGTAAGAAAACCCACAAGAAATGGATGCGCCAGGAGGTCGCTCTAGCTGAACTGCAGCGGGCTGCTCGTACGGCTCCTATAAGTGTTTGAGTGAAGTGTTAACGGATAGCGGGTATCGTGAAGTGTGTGTAtcggatattttttttttgtgatagaGTTTCAACGGACTGAAAAACAATTGCTACTAAGTGATATAGTGAACAAAGTTTCATATGAAGCAATCTAAGGACAGTAATGTGACGCCAATGTAAgttaaaataggtatattaaaCTAGTAGTTATAATTTTGTGATGGCAGATGAATTATTGAAATGTTACGAAGAGTTAATCgtaataagaaaatatttagttaaaaAAGGGAAATCAAGGTTTGAAGGTAACATAACAAAAAATCAACTGTCAAAAGTTAATGATATTATCAATAggtgtaataattttattgcgCAGTTTTCCCAACTAAAGGACGTAAAATCAGGAGTTATTGAGGAGACCAATAAATTGTATGCTAATATTACTAGTTTGCATAACGAAATATTAGAGTTATGTTCAAAGCCTGAGGCAGAAGGAAGTACAAGTAGCGATAGCGAATATAGTGAATTTGACACCATGGAGTTCGATTTAAAGTCAGCGTGTAGTCTTATACCACTTATGGATGGTACTGAGGAAACAACAAAGAGATTAATAGATGCTGTTGACATGTATTCGGGTATGTTGAACGAGCCAGGTAAAAAGTCGCTAATTACATTTGTGTTAAAAGGAAGGTTGTCTGAAAGTGCGAAATTACGCATGTCAGATACATATACGACCGTAGAGCTACTTATAAGGGATTTACGTAACTCACTTTTACCGAAAAAATCTTTTACAGCAATCCATTCCCGACTTCAAAATATAAGTCAGGGCTGGCGCAGTATAGATCAGTATGGATCCGAAATAGAGAAACTTTTTTCTGAGTTGACTATAACTCAGGCAGAAGGTAATTCGTCGAGTTATGATgtgcttaagccgctgaacgaaaaaatgtgcattaaaaagttCACAGATGGTTTGAAGGATCCAAGGCTCAGCACCATTATTGCGGCGCGGAACTTCAGCAGCTTGAAGGATGCTATCCAGGCTGCGCAGGACGAAGATGTATCGAGGCCGACAACGTCCAGCCAACCGGAGGTCATGGGTATGTACCGCTCACAAAACTCATTTAACAGGTACCACAGAGGCTTTGCTCACAACTCGTACAGAGGCCATCGACATCGTAATCAAAGGGGTCCGCGACAGTACACCTATGGTCGATATCCTCAACCCCAACAAGGCAACTCGCGAGGAGGCAGCCGTGGATACAAGTCACGAGGCAGGCCGGCACGAGGGGGTTCGTATTTCGGGTCCCGTGCCCGAGGGGTCACCGCTCGTGGCAGCCTGCACGTGATACGGCACGCCGAGAATGGCTCGGCCGGTCAACACCCGAGTGCACCAAATACGGAATCGCTGAATCATTTTTTTCGAGACTGATGTTATTTACACGTGTAATGATTTAAATAGGGTAACCTTAAATATAGGGAAAACCGCTTACAATTGGCTATTGGATACGGGAGCATCTTTATGCGCGATAAAGTATGAAATCATACAAAATTGGGACATTCCGTTCCATAATAAGAGATTATGTGTCACAGGTATAGGCGGACAAGTAACATCTAACGGATATGTaatgttaaaattaaattacaatggctGTGAGTTCGAACATTCATTTTTTGTTTTTGAGAATTTATCATGTAGCGCAGATGGTATTTTAGGTCAAGATTTCTTTGCAAAGCATAAAGCCAATATTGATTTTGAAACAAACACTTTACGATTACTATCGCAATACGGACAGTTAGCTAAAATAGGGTTTAGAAGCTCATCAGAATCGGCAAATAGTTATTTAACTATACCCGCTCGTAGTGAAATCATACATTACATGGATACTAGTATTACGGAGGATTTTGTAGTAAATAGTCAGGAATTATGCGAGGGAATATATGTTGCGAGCGCTATAGTTAAACCAATTCAGGGTAAAATAcccattaaaatattaaatacaaggGATAGCGACGTAAATTTAAGCCGTTTTACAATTAATAAGAGTAGATTGAgcgatttctttatttgtgAATTCAGTAAGCCAACTATGAATGCCGAAAGGGTGAAGTCGTTGTTTTCTGCATTAGATTTGAGTAAATTAAACGAAGAGGAACAGAAATCCATTGAGAATATATGCGCAAAATATCCGGATGTCTTTTTCCTACCAGGTGATAAATTAACCACCACAATGCTTTATAACCAGACGATAGAATTAAAACCGGGTAGTTCACCAGTTTATGTAAAACCTTACAGATTACCTTACTCGCAAAAGGCTGAAATTGATAGGCAGATTAAAGGAATGTTAGATGATGGAATAATTGAAGAGGCGAGAAGCGCGTGGTCGAGTCCGTTATTGTTAGTTCCCAAAAAATTAGATTCCTCGAAACAGAAGAAATGGCGCGTGGTCATCGACTACAGAAagttaaataatcaaataaaagaCGATAAATTCCCACTTCCTAATATAACTGAGGTTTTAGACTCCTTATCAGGCTCTATATATTTTTCGCATCTAGACTTGTATCAGGGattttatcaaataaatttAGATAAATCAAGCCGCCCCCTTACAGCTTTTCAAACTAGTAAAAATCAGTATCAAATGACCAGACTTCCCCAAAGCTGTAAAACCTCCCCTAACGCTTTTTCACGGATGATGACCGTGGCCATGTCCGGCCTAAATTATGAACAGTGTCTAGTATATCAGGATGACCTAGTTGTTTTCGGAAGAAGTTTAGCTATACACAATCAAAACTTATTAGACGTTTTCAGTAGATTAAGGAAAGTAAATTTAAAGCTCAACCCTGCCAAATGCCaatttttacaaaaagaaatacTATATCTGGGTCATGTAGTTTCAGAAAAGGGCATTTTACCAGATCCCGAAAAAACTAAAGTTCTAAATAATTATCCTACTCCTCAGAACGCCGACGAAGTTAAACGTTTCGTGGCATTTGCTAGTTACTACCGTaaattcattgtcaatttcGCAGATAAAGCATATCCGCTCAATAAGTTGTGCTGTAAAGATGTACCATTTATATGGACCCAAGAGTGTGAACAATCTTTTCAAATATTAAAGTCTGCTTTAGTTAAACCACCAGTACTTCAATATCCAAATTTTTCGGAGGAAAACCAGTTTCTTTTACAATGTGATGCGTCAGGAAAAGCTTTAGGATCAGTTTTATGCAACGATGATGGTCGACCTGTAGCTTACGCTAGTCGAAGTCTTAATAAGGCAGAATTAAATTATCCTACAGTTGAAAAAGAGTTATTAGCGCTAGTGTGGAGCATTCGCTATTTTAGACCCTATTTATACGGCAGAAAATTTAAAGTACAAACGGACCACCGACCACTAGTGTATTTGTTTACTATGAAAGACCCTACCAGTAGATTACTAAAGTTCCGATTACAATTAGAGGAGTATAATTTTACGGTCGAGTACTTGAAAGGTTCTAAGAATTCCGTGGCAGACGCTCTGTCTCGCATAAATATTACGTCAGAGGATTTGAAACAAATGAATGAGCAAGTTATAAATGTGATAACACGAGCGCAAAGACGAAAGATTGAGAGTATGCAAGGTACAGACAGTACAAGTTCTTCGGTTGTTAATATACCCACTAATTCGAGGCCTGATCACCCAAGAATTGTGGATAtcattaaaaaaccggacaattTTACTGAGTTATGTGTTACGTCATGTAGGGATTACAAAAAAGCTATGAGAGAGAATTTCGTGAAAGAGACGTCTAAATATTTTAGTTACGTGCCCAGCAAATCATGTGTGTATTTCAATTCAACATCTCAATCGCTACTGTCGCGAGCCGAATTAGCGAGAGATTTGGATTCAATTTGcaagaaaataaatgtaaaagagTTATGCATAATAagaaatgaatttaataaagatTTTATTGCGGGCTTAATACAAGAAATAAATAGCTATGACGTTTGGTCCGGACCGCGAATATGTGTGTTA contains:
- the LOC134664761 gene encoding uncharacterized protein LOC134664761; amino-acid sequence: MTDDDASDILVDIANYKSRKDMYEKDFLWKMAEKVEPVVWDYSRERHISRPIGFLHSLGSDNFDLKSACSLIPLMDGTEETTKRLIDAVDMYSGMLNEPGKKSLITFVLKGRLSESAKLRMSDTYTTVELLIRDLRNSLLPKKSFTAIHSRLQNISQGWRSIDQYGSEIEKLFSELTITQAEGNSSSYDVLKPLNEKMCIKKFTDGLKDPRLSTIIAARNFSSLKDAIQAAQDEDVSRPTTSSQPEVMGTTEALLTTRTEAIDIVIKGVRDSTPMVDILNPNKATREEAAVDTSHEAGRHEGVRISGPVPEGSPLVAACT